In the Carboxydothermus hydrogenoformans Z-2901 genome, CTTTTTACTGCTAATTTAAAAGATTTAAGCGAACGGGATTACGAAAGGGTGGAAAAATTAATTAAACGTTATGCGGGAAGATTAAATGCCAAAGCTTCGAGGCGCTTGAAAGAAACCAGGAGAAAAAAGTATATAAACTTACGAAAAACCATTCGCGCCAATTTATCCCACGGGGGAGTGTTATTTAACTTAAAATACCGGGAGAAGAAAAAAAATAAGCCCCAAATTACCCTTTTAATTGATGTTTCGGCGTCGATGGCGATTTACGCTAAATTTGCCCTTTCTTTTTTATTTGCTGTGGCGCGAAGCTTAAAAAAAATTGAACTCTACCTTTTTGCCGAAGATTTAGAAGTGTTACCGCTTAAAAATTATAACAAGTCTCTTTTGGATTTAAAGCGGCTAATTGAAGATAGCCAGCAGTGGGGACGCGGAACAAATCTCAATCAAGCCTTAAAAAGTTACCTAAATATTGCCAAAACCAGGAGAAGTTTTCGACAGACGCTTTTAATCTTTTCCGATGGAAAAACGGTGCAGTTTGCTGAAACGTTAGAAGAGCTTAAGAAAATTTGCCGGCAATACCAGGATGTAAAATTTTTAAATCCGGTACCGGCCAAAAAATGGCAGGAAGATACTTTACTTAAAAAATTAGCCCAAGAAGTTTCCATGATTGAAACAAACAGCGTAGAACATTTGCAGGCTGTATTCAGTAAAATTTTGAGTTAAGGAGGAAAAATAAATGGAAAAGGTTGATTTTTTAGCTTTTGGAGCCCACCCTGATGATATTGAATGCGGCATTGGTGGAACGATTGCCAAATTAACCCGGCTTGGTTATAAAGTGGGACTGGTGGATTTAACCCTGGGTGAAATGGCTACCAACGGTACTATCGAACAACGTCAGGATGAAGCGTATAAGGCAATGGAAATTTTAGGAGCAAGCTTTCGGATAAATTTAGAAATTCCTGATCGGGGTATTAATTTAACGCCGGAAAATATCGAAAAAGTAGTCGAGATTTTACGCAAAGCACAGCCGAAGGTGATTGCTGCCCCCTACTGGGTGGACAGGCATCCGGATCACGAAAGGGCTGGAAGCTTAGTTAAAGAAGGTTTCTTTAGTGCAGGACTGAACAAAGTGTTACCGGAAATAAAGCCAATTAAAAGACCGGAGAAGTATTTAAGATATTTTTTAACGATTTCAGCTACACCGAGCTTTGTGGTTGATGTAACCGAATATTATTCCATTAAAAAAAGGGCTGTATTAGCCCATGTTTCGCAGTTTGCGCACCGTCCGGAATTCAGTCAGACATTTTTAAATGAAGGACAGTTTCTGGGCAGGATAGAAAGCCGGGACCTCTTTTTTGGAGCGCAAATAGGAAAAAGGTACGGAGAAGGTTTTGTCTTACAGGAATTACTGGAGTTAGAACACCCCCTGGTATTGATTAAGTAGGTGATCCTGTGAAAATCGGTATTGTTTGTTATCCCGGTTATGGCGGAAGTGGGGTTGTAGCTGCGGAACTGGGAAAAGCTTTAGGACAAAAAGGGATTGAAGTCCATTTCATCTGCCTTGAACGCCCTTTTCGTTTGGAAGGAATTCTCCCCGGGATTTATTACCACGAGGTAGAGCCGGTCGATTATCCGCTTTTTAAGTTTCCGTTATACTACTTACCCCTGGCCGGAAAAATTATTGAAGTTGTTCGAACTTACCATATAGACTTAATTCATACCCACTATGCTATCCCCCATACGGTGGCAGCCTTGATGGCGAAGGAAATTTTAAGTAGCGAAGGTAAAGAGCTCAAAGTTATTACTACCCTCCATGGCACTGATGTTACCTTAGTTGGCCAGCGGCGAGAACTTTTTGATGTAACCCGCTGGTCCATACTAAAATCCGATGGTGTTACAGCGGTTTCCGAGTATTTAAAAAATGTAACCTGTGAGATATTTGCCATAAGTCCCAGGACCATTGAGGTTATCTACAATTTTGTTGATCTTGACGAGTATCGGCCGAAAACGGATGAAAGTTTAAAAGAAAAATTGGGAGTTCCGGAAAAGCAAAAAGTAATCATACATATTTCCAATTTTCGGCCAGTAAAACGGGCCTTAGATGTTTTAGAAATTTTTTCTAAAGTGCAAACCGAGGTTGATAGT is a window encoding:
- the bshA gene encoding N-acetyl-alpha-D-glucosaminyl L-malate synthase BshA, translating into MKIGIVCYPGYGGSGVVAAELGKALGQKGIEVHFICLERPFRLEGILPGIYYHEVEPVDYPLFKFPLYYLPLAGKIIEVVRTYHIDLIHTHYAIPHTVAALMAKEILSSEGKELKVITTLHGTDVTLVGQRRELFDVTRWSILKSDGVTAVSEYLKNVTCEIFAISPRTIEVIYNFVDLDEYRPKTDESLKEKLGVPEKQKVIIHISNFRPVKRALDVLEIFSKVQTEVDSVLVYVGEGPDTGKVLNEVQKKNLTNKVKFLGKMPKVSDVLSISDVLLITSETESFGLVALEAMAMEVPVVAYRVGGLPEVVVDGQTGYLVDYLDLEKAAEAVVKLLKEPWLKRDFGRWGRIRAKERFSKEKQVINYLNYYEKILKGL
- a CDS encoding VWA domain-containing protein, with the translated sequence MLKNVLFFVDLLRIQGFSISTGEIEDLLKALALVNPQNNSELKAVFQATLLKSSGLKDSFGEIFDFYFTDDFLKPVHHPRQKWEDKAHKVNQALKQVGIYREIEFNNKEKEVLNSLPPEVFQKLYEKIKQFYPNQIVDSFPLLEKTIKGVLKYYQERMVLPEAGVGGRRKDLFTANLKDLSERDYERVEKLIKRYAGRLNAKASRRLKETRRKKYINLRKTIRANLSHGGVLFNLKYREKKKNKPQITLLIDVSASMAIYAKFALSFLFAVARSLKKIELYLFAEDLEVLPLKNYNKSLLDLKRLIEDSQQWGRGTNLNQALKSYLNIAKTRRSFRQTLLIFSDGKTVQFAETLEELKKICRQYQDVKFLNPVPAKKWQEDTLLKKLAQEVSMIETNSVEHLQAVFSKILS
- the bshB1 gene encoding bacillithiol biosynthesis deacetylase BshB1 → MEKVDFLAFGAHPDDIECGIGGTIAKLTRLGYKVGLVDLTLGEMATNGTIEQRQDEAYKAMEILGASFRINLEIPDRGINLTPENIEKVVEILRKAQPKVIAAPYWVDRHPDHERAGSLVKEGFFSAGLNKVLPEIKPIKRPEKYLRYFLTISATPSFVVDVTEYYSIKKRAVLAHVSQFAHRPEFSQTFLNEGQFLGRIESRDLFFGAQIGKRYGEGFVLQELLELEHPLVLIK